The Gemmatimonadaceae bacterium genome contains a region encoding:
- a CDS encoding aminopeptidase P family protein, which translates to MLTADMLPRLQRLIADAGLDGWLLYDFRGTNAIAHGMLGFDGLVSRRVFAFIPREGTPIGIQHAIEPGPWARWPDAWPLRVYSGWRELEHELHTLVAGKHVAMEYSAGDAIPYLDRIPAGVLEMVRATGATVVSSGELVSQVYATWTATQLASHTRAAEVIRTIALEAIDHAGAMIAAGTPVAEHEVQQRILDAFARAGLETEHGPDVAASESAANPHYAPSALTPRVIRRGDLLLIDLWARESNGGVYADQTWMASMGPPSARAITIWEAVRDARDAALALISARVAAGQPVRGGEADDAARAVITTRGFGPQFWHRTGHSIDSRELHGSGPQIDNLESRDDRLLIPGVGFSIEPGIYLPGELGVRSEVNCFVGADALLVTPGVVQRDLIVV; encoded by the coding sequence ATGCTGACTGCCGACATGCTTCCGCGCCTCCAGCGTCTGATCGCCGACGCGGGGCTCGATGGCTGGTTGCTGTACGATTTTCGCGGCACCAACGCCATCGCGCACGGCATGCTGGGTTTTGACGGCCTCGTGTCGCGGCGCGTGTTCGCGTTCATCCCGCGCGAAGGCACGCCCATTGGCATACAGCACGCCATCGAACCGGGTCCGTGGGCCCGCTGGCCTGACGCGTGGCCGTTGCGCGTGTACAGCGGGTGGCGCGAGTTGGAGCACGAGTTGCACACGCTCGTTGCCGGTAAGCACGTGGCCATGGAGTATTCGGCCGGTGACGCGATTCCGTATCTCGACCGCATCCCCGCCGGCGTGTTGGAGATGGTGCGCGCCACTGGCGCGACCGTGGTGAGTTCCGGCGAACTGGTGTCGCAGGTGTACGCCACCTGGACGGCGACGCAACTGGCGTCGCATACGCGCGCGGCGGAAGTGATTCGCACGATTGCCCTCGAGGCCATTGATCATGCCGGGGCGATGATTGCGGCCGGTACGCCGGTGGCCGAGCACGAGGTGCAGCAACGGATTCTCGACGCGTTTGCGCGAGCCGGTCTGGAAACAGAACATGGGCCGGATGTGGCCGCGTCGGAGAGTGCCGCCAATCCGCACTACGCGCCGTCCGCCCTGACGCCCCGCGTGATACGACGCGGTGATTTGCTGTTGATTGACTTGTGGGCGCGCGAGTCCAACGGTGGTGTGTACGCCGACCAGACCTGGATGGCCTCGATGGGGCCGCCGTCGGCACGTGCGATCACCATCTGGGAGGCGGTGCGCGATGCGCGCGATGCCGCGCTGGCGTTGATCAGTGCCCGCGTGGCGGCCGGCCAACCGGTGCGTGGCGGCGAGGCGGATGATGCCGCGCGCGCGGTGATCACCACGCGCGGGTTCGGTCCGCAGTTCTGGCACCGCACCGGGCACAGTATCGACTCGCGCGAACTGCACGGCTCGGGTCCGCAGATCGACAATCTCGAATCGCGCGACGACCGTCTGCTGATTCCCGGTGTGGGATTCTCCATCGAACCGGGTATCTACCTGCCGGGCGAACTGGGCGTGCGCAGTGAAGTCAACTGTTTTGTGGGAGCGGACGCGTTGCTGGTGACGCCCGGGGTGGTGCAGCGGGATCTCATCGTCGTCTGA
- a CDS encoding DUF92 domain-containing protein has translation MTSPVANLAVSAAPWWVACAFAGAIALAAWRAGSLRADGAVAAFVIGTLALRVQWAWGAYLIGWFALATALSRVGHARKAARTRDIVSKGNRRDAAQVLANGGVFVLAAVIVLLGESTGDRWPRDTMAALAAIGAAGALAASGADTWSTEIGTLVGGEPWSLRSFRRVPPGTSGAVTWNGSLGAVLGALLLSGLAYGVSMIAAPAVWPVAWGGVAGATVDTLLGALMQERRACPTCGRLTERLEHCDGTATTHVGGIRHLNNDVVNVACSLTGAAVAVVLATRGIK, from the coding sequence ATGACGTCACCAGTCGCCAACCTCGCCGTCTCCGCCGCCCCGTGGTGGGTTGCGTGCGCGTTCGCCGGTGCCATTGCGTTGGCCGCGTGGCGCGCCGGGAGTCTTCGCGCCGACGGCGCCGTCGCCGCATTCGTGATTGGCACGCTCGCCCTGCGCGTTCAGTGGGCCTGGGGCGCCTATCTCATTGGCTGGTTTGCGCTGGCCACTGCCCTGTCGCGCGTCGGACATGCGCGAAAAGCGGCGCGCACGCGCGACATCGTCAGCAAGGGAAATCGTCGGGATGCCGCACAGGTATTGGCCAACGGCGGCGTGTTTGTCCTCGCCGCGGTCATCGTCCTGCTCGGGGAATCGACGGGCGACCGCTGGCCGCGCGACACCATGGCGGCCCTCGCAGCGATCGGGGCAGCGGGTGCCCTGGCCGCGTCCGGAGCAGACACCTGGTCCACCGAGATTGGCACCTTGGTAGGCGGTGAACCGTGGTCGCTCCGGAGTTTTCGACGCGTACCACCCGGAACGTCCGGGGCCGTAACGTGGAACGGCTCACTTGGCGCCGTGCTCGGTGCCCTGCTGCTCTCGGGGTTGGCCTACGGAGTGTCCATGATTGCGGCGCCCGCCGTGTGGCCGGTCGCGTGGGGCGGAGTGGCCGGCGCCACCGTTGACACACTGCTCGGCGCGTTGATGCAGGAGCGGCGCGCGTGCCCAACGTGCGGGCGACTCACCGAGCGACTCGAACACTGCGACGGCACCGCCACCACGCATGTGGGTGGCATTCGCCATCTGAACAACGATGTCGTGAATGTGGCCTGCTCCCTCACCGGCGCCGCGGTTGCCGTCGTGCTCGCTACACGCGGGATCAAGTGA